A genomic stretch from Podospora pseudoanserina strain CBS 124.78 chromosome 3, whole genome shotgun sequence includes:
- a CDS encoding hypothetical protein (COG:S; EggNog:ENOG503P0KB): MASSPGRQKPPFCFMALPNEVQKEIVRNCSQADLICFALVSRHCRELAAAQLYRNFHIVFPDEDDPEYDSPIDGLAGGLDTFVTSDYNYAQHLRDLSLDTLSAGHKAETAYKAYLANLSCGKFMNTLLLMTLRRARALERFRWNIRVELSRTLYKELHSIKTLAHLHVRLQEGPSIYETPPPLPYNAATSTSASLGVTSVPPPPPMSNLPPPPPPFSTLPPPPSGFYVPVTSVTVNVPPPPPPPMPKPHRPKALRKTPLSKEPPTLSGFSKLRSLSVLDIDSLDMVTEIKSCVRNSSATLTKLKLSFSDKLASQARKPAPEADPDDSDVDDDFQPTPAGSSSNMANDMSGPARAFRAMEEKKAQESVLGRILDVEVYLVKKPPKKPKDKGKEKEKEKETKVESNGGNGTHEFAQALKTVMTRIVKELNDNTDPSEVNATQKNILETFQAAATKYVEDTMNKRAEKSNKPSTNGSSSSSKTDESVAEEPATAESSGAAPVAQASTEPASLFGDGTADASKDKQTENDVTPEDIDIEAPEETLQLDGADGPTKDTSSKEFGMTPSASTTSLATPSTSGSVVSADVNKAMANLAAQKANFKTLAEKVDIFETQAKDLTKDIERMRSSDTPVDVSRVAEAEKQMYTISQSIADIHKELTTVEAEINDAEKQIPRPSSSVSAVDSIALKNQQMNDYLRTTRGLALQVLAIYLIPVKASVLYRAIDLRCLRHLTLLNVGPQAPIWAQMAKLNKEAPLPLRHIFTDNVTPVFLTFVHELEAVEELFMLERDFKYKPESFAPRTPTTIEQIRKLVLKKHMPTLKYLMIKNLADPSWDLNEKAVLLLCRKGRVLEELAACMSIRTMHTFMQRLAGLVSLRALHIAQLRNEDTCVWVMRETKKFLIDNLSHHPHLKLEWISIDDDDRVERLIRARDLPKRKKEKNNKVKKMSATTGLGSTSSGLILPSIETDGSGNSAWLDAIGGNGSSDESDDSGDEEDDERFRASKIETVGDMRFYDVYGVKIFEKEVVSGRL, translated from the exons ATGGCTTCGTCTCCGGGCAGGCAGAAACCACCTTTCTGCTTCATGGCCCTGCCAAACGAAGTCCAGAAAGAAATTGTCCGCAACTGCTCCCAGGCCGATCTGATATGCTTTGCCCTCGTGTCGAGACACTGCCGAGAACTCGCTGCCGCCCAACTCTATCGCAATTTCCATATTGTCTTCCCCGACGAAGATGACCCCGAATACGACTCGCCTATAGACGGCCTGGCCGGCGGTCTCGACACTTTTGTGACTAGCGACTACAACTATGCTCAGCACCTGAGAGACTTGTCTCTGGACACTCTCAGCGCCGGCCACAAAGCCGAAACAGCCTACAAGGCTTACCTGGCGAATCTCAGCTGCGGAAAGTTCATGAACACACTGCTGCTTATGACGCTGCGCAGGGCAAGGGCTCTCGAGAGGTTCAG GTGGAATATCCGTGTCGAACTTAGTCGAACCCTCTACAAAGAACTACACAGTATCAAGACACTGGCCCATCTTCATGTTCGGTTACAAGAGGGACCTTCTATCTACGaaacgcctcctccccttccataCAATGCCGCCACCTCAACATCAGCCTCGCTGGGCGTCACATCTgtcccgccaccacctcccatgTCGAACTtaccccctccaccacccccgttTTCGACGCtgcctccgccgccctctgGGTTTTATGTGCCCGTGACCTCCGTCACAGTCAATGtgcctccgccccctccacctccgatGCCGAAGCCTCACCGACCGAAAGCCTTACGGAAGACGCCCCTTTCCAAGGAGCCACCGACGCTGTCGGGCTTCAGCAAACTGAGGAGTCTTTCCGTGTTGGATATCGACTCGCTCGATATGGTTACAGAGATCAAATCATGTGTTCGGAACTCCTCGGCAACTCTCACTAAGCTGAAACTCTCCTTTTCGGACAAGCTGGCTTCACAGGCCAGAAAACCTGCCCCCGAGGCGGATCCGGACGATTCAGATGTCGACGATGATTTCCAGCCTACCCCGGCTGGCTCTAGTTCAAACATGGCCAATGACATGAGCGGTCCTGCCAGAGCCTTCCGGGCCatggaagagaaaaaggcaCAAGAGTCTGTGCTGGGTAGGATCTTGGATGTCGAGGTCTATCTAGTAAAAAAGCCGCCCAAAAAGCCGAAAGacaaggggaaggaaaaggaaaaggaaaaggagaccAAGGTCGAGTCGAACGGGGGCAATGGAACGCACGAGTTTGCCCAGGCCTTGAAGACCGTGATGACCAGGATTGTGAAGGAGCTGAACGACAACACCGATCCAAGTGAGGTCAATGCTACCCAAAAGAATATTCTCGAAACTTTCCAGGCTGCCGCAACAAAGTACGTTGAAGATACGATGAACAAGAGGGCAGAAAAGTCAAATAAGCCAAGCACAAACGGGAGCTCAAGTTCATCAAAGACAGATGAATCGGTGGCAGAGGAGCCGGCGACCGCAGAGAGCTCAGGGGCTGCCCCGGTCGCACAGGCCTCGACAGAGCCTGCCAGtctttttggtgatggcacTGCAGACGCTTCCAAGGACAAGCAAACGGAGAATGATGTGACCCCTGAAGATATTGACATTGAGGCGCCCGAGGAGACTCTCCAGCTTGATGGTGCAGATGGCCCAACCAAGGACACCTCTTCGAAGGAATTTGGTATGACCCCGTCTGCCTCCACGACTTCCTTGGCCACGCCCTCCACGAGTGGCAGCGTGGTGTCGGCCGACGTGAACAAGGCTATGGCGAACCTAGCCGCGCAAAAAGCCAACTTCAAGACGTTGGCTGAAAAGGTCGATATCTTTGAGACTCAAGCTAAGGACTTGACAAAGGATATTGAGAGGATGCGCTCCAGCGACACACCGGTCGATGTTAGCCGTGTcgccgaggctgagaagcaGATGTACACCATCAGCCAGAGCATTGCAGACATCCACAAAGAGCTCACGACAGTCGAAGCCGAGATCAACGATGCCGAGAAGCAAATTCCCcggccatcttcctccgTGTCCGCTGTTGACTCGATTGCGCTCAAAAACCAGCAGATGAATGACTACCTGCGGACAACAAGAGGTCTAGCTCTCCAGGTTCTAGCCATCTACCTCATCCCGGTAAAGGCTTCAGTTCTGTACCGGGCCATCGACCTCCGATGTCTCCGTCACTTGACGCTCCTGAACGTAGGCCCTCAAGCGCCAATCTGGGCTCAAATGGCCAAACTCAACAAGGAAGcccctctgcctctgcgACACATCTTTACCGACAATGTCACACCAGTCTTTTTGACGTTTGTTCACGAGCTggaagcggtggaggagttgtttATGCTCGAGCGGGACTTCAAGTATAAGCCTGAGTCGTTTGCGCCCAGGACACCGACTACTATCGAACAGATTCGGAAGTTGGTGCTAAAGAAGCACATGCCTACGTTGAAGTACTTGATGATTAAGAACTTGGCGGATCCGAGCTGGGATCTGAACGAGAAGGCGGTCTTGTTGCTGTgtaggaaggggagggtgctggaggagctggctgCTTGCATGAGTATTAGGACTATG CATACATTTATGCAGCGGCTTGCAGGGCTGGTGTCGTTGAGGGCGTTGCATATTGCCCAGCTGCGCAACGAGGACACGTGTGTCTGGGTCATGAGGGAGACGAAGAAGTTTTTGATTGATAACCtctctcatcaccctcacctaAAGCTGGAGTGGATCTCGatcgatgacgacgacaggGTAGAGCGGCTTATCAGGGCGAGGGACTTGCCCAAGCgcaaaaaggagaagaataacaaggtcaagaagatgaGTGCCACGACGGGGCTGGGGAGTACGAG
- the LEU1 gene encoding 3-isopropylmalate dehydratase (BUSCO:EOG09260SL3; COG:E; EggNog:ENOG503NUV6), whose translation MPVAERTPQTLYDKVFQAHIVDEKLDGTILLYIDRHLVHEVTSPQAFEGLEKAGRKVRRPDCTLATTDHNVPTTSRKTLRDIASFIQEDDSRTQCVTLEENVKKFGVTYFGLSDKRQGIVHVIGPEQGFTLPGTTVVCGDSHTSTHGAFGALAFGIGTSEVEHVLATQTLITKRSKNMRILVDGELSPGVSSKDVVLHIIGKIGTAGGTGSVIEFAGSVIRSLSMEARMSICNMAIEGGARAGMVAPDEITFEYLKGRPLAPKCGSDEWNKAVAYWKSLQSDPDAKYDIDVHIDGKDIIPTVTWGTSPEDVVPITGSVPDPETFPTEVKKAAGRRMLEYMGLAAGTPMEDIVVDKVFIGSCTNSRIEDLRAAASVVKGKKIAANIKRALIVPGSGLVKEQAEAEGLDKIFTDAGFEWREAGCSMCLGMNPDILSPKERCASTSNRNFEGRQGAQGRTHLMSPVMAAAAAIVGKLADVRKLAEYKGSPHIEAAVAPETTSGKAHADERIETDDHEKEALTDQPEDSSPQVNTSVPKAGSTGLPKFTVLKGIAAPMEKANIDTDAIIPKQFLKTIKRTGLGKALFYEWRYLDANTENPDFVLNQEPYRRAKIIVCTGPNFGCGSSREHAPWALNDFGVKSVIAPSFADIFFNNSFKNGMLPIAIKNKDDLEKVHAEAAAGREIEIDLPNQLIKDQDGNTICSFEVEEFRKHCLVNGFDDIGLTMQLEDKISEFEKKMTLETPWLDGRAYLKRKGQGGKLAAKAVPVPKTNRGETKTEPLEW comes from the exons ATGCCGGTTGCCGAGCGAACACCACAAACCCTCTACGACAAGGTCTTCCAGGCCCACATTGTCGACGAGAAGCTCGATGGTACCATTCTTCTGTACATCGACCGCCATCTCGTGCACGAGGTCACCTCTCCA CAAGCTTTCGAGGGATTAGAAAAGGCCGGCCGCAAGGTTCGGAGACCAGACTGCACTCTGGCCACAACTGACCAC AAtgtccccaccacctcgagAAAAACTCTCAGAGACATTGCCAGCTTCATTCAGGAGGACGACTCTCGGACGCAATGCGTGACCCTCGAGGAGAATGTCAAAAAGTTTGGCGTCACATACTTTGGCCTGAGCGACAAGAGACAAGGTATCGTCCACGTTATCGGGCCCGAGCAGGGCTTCACTCTGCCGGGCACCACCGTTGTGTGCGGCGACAGTCACACGTCGACCCACGGCGCCTTTGGTGCCCTCGCCTTCGGTATCGGCACCAGTGAAGTCGAGCACGTCCTCGCCACACAGACCCTCATCACGAAGCGCAGCAAGAACATGAGGATATTGGTCGACGGAGAGCTGTCCCCCGGTGTCAGCTCCAAGGATGTAGTCCTGCACATCATCGGCAAGATTGGTACGGCTGGTGGCACCGGGTCCGTCATCGAGTTTGCCGGTTCCGTCATCCGCAGCCTGAGCATGGAGGCCCGCATGTCCATCTGCAACATGGCCATCGAGGGTGGTGCTAGAGCCGGCATGGTCGCTCCCGACGAGATCACTTTCGAGTACCTCAAGGGCCGCCCCCTGGCCCCCAAGTGTGGGTCTGACGAGTGGAACAAGGCGGTCGCCTACTGGAAGTCCCTGCAGTCCGACCCGGATGCCAAGTACGACATTGATGTTCATATCGACGGGAAGGACATCATCCCCACGGTGACCTGGGGCACCAGCCCTGAGGACGTCgtccccatcaccggcagCGTTCCCGATCCCGAGACCTTCCCCaccgaggtcaagaaggcCGCGGGCCGCCGCATGCTGGAGTACATGGGTCTCGCAGCAGGGACTCCCATGGAGGACATTGTGGTCGACAAGGTGTTCATCGGCTCCTGCACCAATTCCAGAATCGAGGATCTCCGCGCCGCTGCTTCGGTcgtcaagggcaagaagattgccgccaacatcaagcGTGCCCTGATCGTGCCCGGCTCCGGTCTCGTCAAGGAGCaggccgaggctgagggTCTCGACAAGATCTTTACCGATGCCGGCTTCGAGTGGCGCGAGGCTGGCTGCAGCATGTGCCTGGGCATGAACCCTGACATTCTGTCGCCCAAGGAGAGATGCgcctccaccagcaaccGCAACTTCGAGGGCCGTCAGGGTGCTCAGGGCCGGACCCACCTCATGTCCCCCgtcatggctgctgctgccgccatcGTCGGCAAGCTCGCCGATGTGAGAAAGCTTGCCGAGTACAAGGGCAGCCCTCACATCGAGGCCGCTGTCGCGCCCGAGACCACCTCTGGCAAGGCTCATGCTGATGAGCGCATCGAGACGGATGACCATGAGAAGGAAGCTCTCACCGACCAGCCCGAAGACTCATCTCCTCAGGTCAACACCTCTGTCCCCAAGGCCGGCAGCACCGGTCTTCCCAAGTTCACCGTTCTCAAGGGCATCGCCGCCCCGATGGAGAAGGCCAACATTGACACCGACGCCATCATCCCCAAGCAGTTCCTGAAGACCATCAAGCGCACCGGTCTTGGCAAGGCTCTCTTCTATGAGTGGCGCTACCTTGATGCCAACACCGAGAACCCCGACTTTGTCCTCAACCAGGAGCCATACCGTCGGGCCAAGATCATTGTCTGCACCGGTCCCAACTTTGGCTGCGGCTCTTCCCGCGAGCACGCCCCTTGGGCTCTGAACGACTTTGGCGTCAAGAGCGTCATTGCTCCTTCCTTTGCCGACAttttcttcaacaactcgTTCAAGAACGGCATGctccccatcgccatcaagaacaaggacgaCCTCGAAAAGGTGCACGCCGAGGCGGCCGCCGGTCGCGAGATCGAGATtgacctccccaaccagctcATCAAGGACCAGGATGGCAACACCATCTGCAGcttcgaggtggaggagtttaGAAAGCACTGCCTGGTCAACGGGTTCGACGACATTGGTCTTACTATGCAGCTCGAGGATAAGATCtccgagtttgagaagaagatgacgcTCGAGACCCCCTGGCTGGACGGCCGGGCGTAtctgaagaggaaggggcaGGGTGGCAAGCTGGCTGCCAAGGCCGTGCCAGTCCCCAAGACGAATAGGGGTGAGACCAAGACTGAGCCGCTTGAGTGGTGA
- a CDS encoding hypothetical protein (COG:D; MEROPS:MER0472834; EggNog:ENOG503NXJG), which produces MADVEEPRFNSLAERIAALNAQKNFQAPPSTAGKRPPPPPPPVRAATITTTTTTPSPSSQQPQNETAPVMPPRPVRASTEKLPPPLPRRTTTDIEKGDRPAPGPGLGRVLPPPLPSRDSSSAKGTPPALPSRRPSSNLTLPTPGGRRNSNSSDISYISTMSSLSLNQDGPTPRRGLPPPLEQAKLPPLPPTRRELEAKAKEEAANTPPLPRRVTEPPPQAMPELPSGRPSLPPRLPSRPAKSPLMNATEAPSPSLPARRLPPPPSSYKNPKSALELGFNNKPRPADDVPPPIPLASRPSISQIEAVRSASTPSPTAAAAAASSSSSSSPPSCLVCRDFSGPDTVAAQHPYTSLPRQDPISYLAHHLCSPFPSPTDKARAIFTWCHHNIAYDVHGFFNNCIPRGLTPAETIFSGKAVCEGYARVYEAIARAAGLHCIVVGGHGKGYGFSALKKGERCPPKDPTGHAWNAVMIDNDEWKLIDPCWGAGHLDGGTNGYKKQFSPGQFARSNEFFGRSHYPSDERHFHRRDGRVPSWEEYILGETGGEEPAGWMGDAEREGGLDQSNFEPKQKEICVSGAGEGSVTRFQFGKVCPHWVSEKHGRGRQMLICLVFGEDEKRAGGKERFVPLETDGFWWWLDVRTRDLGGVGKRVRLVGITTVDGRDARGLTGEEFKGVVGRKAFAMCGMVDWVLV; this is translated from the coding sequence ATGGCCGACGTAGAAGAGCCGCGTTTCAACTCGCTGGCAGAGCGCATTGCTGCTCTCAATGCCCAGAAGAACTTTCAGGCGCCCCCTTCGACAGCAGGGAAGCggcccccacccccgccacctccagTGAGGgctgccaccatcaccaccaccaccacgacaccatcaccatcatcacaacagCCCCAGAATGAGACGGCTCCGGTGATGCCACCCCGTCCAGTGAGGGCCTCAACGGAGAAACTCccacctccacttcctcgtcggaccaccaccgacattgAGAAGGGAGATCGACCCGCACCGGGCCCGGGACTGGGACGGGTGCTCCCGCCTCCATTGCCTTCACGGGATTCTTCTTCGGCCAAGGGAACACCGCCGGCTCTCCCCTCTCGCCGGCCATCATCAAATCTCACTCTTCCTACCCCTGGAGGCCGGAGGAATTCCAACTCGTCAGACATCTCATATATATCTACCATGTCTAGTTTGTCACTGAACCAAGATGGGCCGACTCCAAGAAGAGGGCTTCCGCCCCCATTAGAGCAGGCAAAGCTCCCTCCTTTACCACCAACTCGTCGTGAGCTCGAGGCCAAGGCGAAAGAAGAGGCCGCAaatacccctcctctccctcgtcgtGTGACAGAGCCACCACCTCAAGCCATGCCAGAGCTTCCCAGTGGCAGGCCCTCATTGCCCCCTCGGCTCCCATCCAGGCCAGCAAAGTCACCCCTGATGAACGCAACTGAggccccatctccctctctcccagcTAGacgcctcccaccccctccatcaagttacaaaaaccccaaatccGCCCTGGAACTAGGtttcaacaacaaacccagACCAGCCGACGATGTCCCACCCCCTATTCCACTCGCTTCCCGCCCAAGCATTTCCCAAATAGAAGCCGTCCGCTccgcctcaaccccctccccaacagcagcagcagcagcagcatcatcatcatcatcatcatcacccccttcctgcCTCGTCTGCCGTGACTTCTCCGGCCCTGACACGGTCGCCGCCCAGCACCCctacacctccctccccaggcAGGACCCCATCTCCTACCTAGCCCACCACCTCtgctcccctttcccctcgcCCACCGACAAAGCCCGCGCAATCTTCACCTGGTGCCACCACAACATCGCCTACGACGTCCacggcttcttcaacaactgcATCCCCCGAGGCCTCACACCGGCAGAAACAATCTTTTCGGGAAAAGCCGTCTGCGAAGGCTACGCAAGAGTCTACGAAGCCATCGCCCGCGCAGCGGGTCTGCACTGCATTGTTGTCGGCGGTCACGGCAAAGGCTACGGCTTCAGCGCCCTCAAAAAAGGGGAGCGGTGCCCGCCAAAGGACCCGACTGGCCACGCGTGGAACGCGGTAATGATCGATAATGATGAGTGGAAGCTTATTGACCCGTGCTGGGGAGCGGGGCATTTGGATGGGGGTACGAACGGGTATAAGAAGCAGTTTAGCCCGGGGCAGTTTGCGAGGAGCAATGAGTTTTTCGGAAGGAGTCACTACCCGAGCGATGAGAGGCATTTTCAcaggagggatgggagggtgcCGAGTTGGGAGGAGTACATCTTGGGGGAGACTGGGGGGGAGGAACCGgcggggtggatgggggatgcggagagggagggggggttggatcaGAGCAATTTTGAGCCGAAACAGAAAGAGATTTGTGTTTcaggggcgggggagggatcGGTGACGAGGTTTCAGTTTGGGAAGGTATGCCCGCATTGGGTGAGTGAGAAGcacgggagggggaggcagATGTTGATTTGTttggtttttggggaggatgagaagagggcgggtgggaaggagaggttcGTGCCATTGGAGACGGAcgggttttggtggtggctggaTGTGAGGAcgagggatttggggggggtggggaagagggtgaggttggtggggattACGAcggtggatgggagggatgcgagggggttgacgggggaggagtttaagggggttgtggggaggaaggcgtTTGCCATGTGTGGGATGGTGGATTGGGTGTTGGTTTGA
- the ECM4 gene encoding S-glutathionyl-(chloro)hydroquinone reductase (COG:O; EggNog:ENOG503NTZJ) yields the protein MSIRSSISPLLRGTASLSHLSKGSFRITRSSSFTSSIKVSTHRYLSTTSNFKMAAQDTPSGKEVQKDDNVITNWVNPSDKSGEFKRQQSTFRSFISSSPGSEFPPEAGRYHLYVSYACPWANRTLIARKLKGLEDIISFSVVHWHMGPKGWRFVTDEEAEQEDVKGEGVVPHEGGLSHLREVYFGVNPEYEGRFTVPVLWDKKGGKIVNNESSEILRMLNSEFNGLIDEPFKSVDLYPEDLRREIDETHEWQYDLINNGVYKSGFATTQEAYERNVKALFEALDRAEKHLADGTEGPYWFGERLTEVDIRLFVTIVRFDPVYVQHFKCNIRDIRSGYPAIHKWMRNLYWNIPAFKDTTNFNHIKFHYTKSHTNINPLSITPLGPVPDILPRWEEVPAVSFRG from the exons ATGAGTATAAGAAGCAGTATATCTCCGCTTTTGAGAGGGACAGCATCACTTTCACATTTGAGCAAGGGTTCGTTCAGGATTACACGCTCTTCTTCATTCACATCATCTATCAAAGTGTCAACACATCGATatctttccaccacctccaacttcAAAATG GCAGCCCAAGACACTCCCTCCGGAAAGGAGGTGCAGAAGGACGATAACGTAATCACAAACTGGGTCAACCCCTCCGACAAGTCAGGCGAGTTCAAACGCCAGCAGTCCACCTTCCGCTCCTTCATTTCTTCGTCCCCCGGCTCCGAGTTCCCCCCCGAAGCGGGCCGGTACCACCTCTACGTGAGCTATGCCTGCCCTTGGGCCAACAGGACGCTCATTGCCCGCAAGCTCAAGGGGCTGGAGGACATCATCTCCTTTAGTGTTGTCCACTGGCATATGGGACCGAAAGGGTGGAGGTTTGTGActgatgaggaggctgagcaggaggatgtcaagggggagggggtggtgcctcACGAGGGGGGTTTGAGTCATTTGAGGGAGGTTTACTTTGGGGTGAACCCGGAGTATGAGGGACGGTTTACGGTGCCGGTGTTGTGGGataagaagggggggaaaaTTGTGAACAATGAGAGTAGTGAGATTTTGAGGATGTTGAATTCGGAG TTCAACGGGCTGATCGACGAGCCGTTCAAATCGGTGGATCTGTATCCTGAGGATTTGAGAAGGGAGATTGACGAAACACACGAGTGGCAATacgacctcatcaacaacggCGTCTACAAATCTGGCTttgccaccacccaagagGCCTACGAGCGCAACGTCAAGGCTCTGTTTGAAGCCCTCGACCGGGCGGAGAAGCATCTTGCTGACGGGACGGAGGGGCCGTATTGGTTTGGGGAGCGGCTTACCGAGGTGGATATCAGGTTGTTTGTGACTATTGTCAGGTTTGAT CCTGTGTATGTCCAGCACTTCAAGTGCAACATCCGCGACATCAGGTCAGGCTACCCTGCTATTCACAAGTGGATGCGGAATCTGTACTGGAACATCCCCGCGTTCAAGGACACGACAAACTTCAACCACATCAAGTTCCATTACACGAAATCGCACACGAATATCAACCCGCTGTCTATTACGCCTTTGGGGCCGGTGCCGGATATTTTGccgaggtgggaggaggtgcctgCTGTTAGTTTTAGGGGTTGA